The Cyanobacteria bacterium GSL.Bin1 nucleotide sequence AGCAATCTCAAGCAAGCGTTATTTGCCACGGAAAAAGTCCGCCGCCGCCGGAACGAATATCGCGATGAAGCGCTATCTTCGCTCGATCGCGCGACCGAACTCGCCACTTCTCCTCTGACCCAACAACAAGCCCAACTCAATAAACTGGGCTTTTTACTCCAGCTAGAAAACTGGTCGCAAGCCAATACCCTAGCGAGCTCTTTAATCCCAGCAGTTAACCAATTACCCGCCAGTCCTAACAAAATCGACGCCCAAATTAATTTGGCTCATCACTTAATTGACATCTTAGAGCAAGCGCCTGCCCAAGACAGTTCCTTGCCCTCGGCAACTGCCATTGATCGTCTCTTAGCAGATGCTGCCCGACAAGCGGGTCATTTAGACCATCCTCGCTTACAAGCTTATGCATTCGGCAATCGCGGTCATTTAGGGGAAATTCAAGCTAATTTATCCCCAGCCGCAGCTTATACCCAACAAGCGATTAACCTAGTTTCTAATTTTGACGCCCCCGATGTTTCCTATCAATACTTCTGGCAGTTAGGCAGAATTGAAAACAACCGAGGACGAGTGGAGCCAGCCATTGCTGCCTATACTAAAGCCTATGACGCCCTTCAGTATCTCCGCAGCGATCTCACCGCTATCAACCCCGAACTGCAATTATCTTTTCGCGATCGCGTTGAACCGGTTTATCGTCAGTTCGTCGAATTAAACATCAAATATGCTTCTTTCTTGGATCGCGAAGGACAAGAGGAAGAAAAAAATAACCAACTGATTCAGGCACGAAACGTGATCGAGTCTTTGCAAATCGCTCAATTAAACAATTTCTTCCGCGAAGCCTGTATCGAAGGCACTCCTCAAGTCATAGACAACATTGACCCCAACGCAGCGGTTATTTATCCGATTATTCTTTCAGAGCGACTAGAAATTCTGCTTAGCCTACCCGATCAAAGCCCTGAGCTTTACAGCACTTCCATTACCGCCTCAGAAATCAGCTCGACGGTGGAACAAATCAGGGCGGCGCTCCTTTCTCCCAATACCGTTACTGAAGCGGCCTTGCCTCTCTATCAACAAGCCTATGACTGGTTGATCCGACCCTTAGAACAGCAATTAACGGAGGCTCAGATTCAAACAATTGCCTTTGTTCTCGACGGAGATTTACGGAACATCCCCATGTCTGTCCTTCACGATGGGGAACAATATCTGATCGAAAAATACGCCTTAGCTTTAACCCCAGGTTTACAACTACTTGACCCCAAACCCATTACCGCTCTTAACCTAGAAGCGATTACTGCCGGATTGAGCGAAATCCCCGAAGCATTTCAACCGCAGTTTCCCCCTTTACCGGGAGTCGCAGGAGAATTAGCCCAAATTCAAAAAATGGGTTTAACCGAAGCCTCTCTCCTCAACGAGGAATTTACGCAACAAGCCTTGAAAAGGGAAATTACAACATCCGGTTCGCCGATCATTCACTTAGCCACTCACGCCACATTTAGCTCCGACCCCGAAGATACGTTTATTCTCGCTTGGGACGAACCCATTAACATTTCCGAGCTAGATGACCTGTTACGAGATGACACCTTTAACCGTCCAGAAGCGATTGAATTACTGGTTCTCAGTGCGTGCGAAACTGCTAGTGGCGATGCCAATGCCACACTTGGACTAGCAGGGGTAGCTGTGCAGTCTGGCGCCCGCAGTACCGTCGCCACTTTATGGTCAGTCGTTGATGATAGTACCGCACAAATGATGAACG carries:
- a CDS encoding CHAT domain-containing protein, with product MKLNFDRLIKQIWQPKLKRSLWLLSLLFILSATIPPVVAKTTKPIPIVQMDSTPQQLVQQAQTAYQQQDFTTASDLWQQAASAFEANQDPLNQAMALSNLSLTQQKLGEWEQARETIQQSLDLLATLASNESQQQILAQSLAIQGQLQQDTGHPADALESWQQATAIYQQLNQTDAAQQSQINQAQALEDLGLYPRACDTLLAVLEPELQVTSCSAFNRLTTEELTAKLDKITEQDPQTTTFLALRSLGNLLIEMGQVPQAELALNTSLTIAKTLNDNQELATTYLDFSNLKQALFATEKVRRRRNEYRDEALSSLDRATELATSPLTQQQAQLNKLGFLLQLENWSQANTLASSLIPAVNQLPASPNKIDAQINLAHHLIDILEQAPAQDSSLPSATAIDRLLADAARQAGHLDHPRLQAYAFGNRGHLGEIQANLSPAAAYTQQAINLVSNFDAPDVSYQYFWQLGRIENNRGRVEPAIAAYTKAYDALQYLRSDLTAINPELQLSFRDRVEPVYRQFVELNIKYASFLDREGQEEEKNNQLIQARNVIESLQIAQLNNFFREACIEGTPQVIDNIDPNAAVIYPIILSERLEILLSLPDQSPELYSTSITASEISSTVEQIRAALLSPNTVTEAALPLYQQAYDWLIRPLEQQLTEAQIQTIAFVLDGDLRNIPMSVLHDGEQYLIEKYALALTPGLQLLDPKPITALNLEAITAGLSEIPEAFQPQFPPLPGVAGELAQIQKMGLTEASLLNEEFTQQALKREITTSGSPIIHLATHATFSSDPEDTFILAWDEPINISELDDLLRDDTFNRPEAIELLVLSACETASGDANATLGLAGVAVQSGARSTVATLWSVVDDSTAQMMNEFYTQLQQSGVTEANKAEALRQAQLTLLNSKTFNKRSVGLPHLGTGGGGKRVSRYRSMRLRLTFS